In one window of Spartinivicinus marinus DNA:
- a CDS encoding STAS domain-containing protein, which produces MTISTIKSEDGKALTIKIQGRFDFGEHQAFRDAYERIPRRPAEYVIDLNETTYLDSSALGMLLLLRDHAGGDEADIKIVNCKPDVKKILLISNFEQLFAIQ; this is translated from the coding sequence ATGACTATATCCACGATTAAGTCAGAGGATGGCAAAGCACTAACCATCAAAATTCAGGGTCGTTTTGACTTTGGTGAACATCAAGCCTTTCGTGATGCATATGAGCGAATTCCAAGACGCCCCGCTGAATATGTGATCGACCTTAATGAAACAACCTATTTAGACAGCTCTGCATTAGGCATGTTGTTATTGTTGCGAGATCATGCTGGTGGTGATGAAGCAGATATTAAAATCGTCAATTGCAAACCTGATGTAAAAAAGATCCTATTAATTTCTAACTTTGAACAATTATTTGCTATTCAGTAG
- a CDS encoding ATP-binding SpoIIE family protein phosphatase → MGLTILIADDTETDRLILRTIVNKLGHRVIIATDGAEAIDLYQQECPELVLLDVMMPNVDGLEAARQIKALAGEELVPIIFLTSLTDAESLARCLDVGGDDFLSKPYNATILRAKINAFNRMRVMHNTLQEQRDKIVEHNQYLLHEQTVAKEIFDKVAHSGCLNAPNLRAVQSPFAIFNGDIVVAARKPSGGMMVLLGDFAGHGLPAAIGAMPLAEIFYGMINKGFSMPEVLAEINNKLKKVLPVSSFCCAVMVDLDFTSKLVKLWIGGLPDCYLYRNCTGEFEALTSQHLPLGILGAQKFNAEYQLIEMANDDRLLLMSDGVIEAQDEAKQFFGVERLQQVFKQNNQIDSLFEEIRKSVFSFIGEPTDDLTMVEVMMVPPETFADEDEVFEVSAARGAQNWAVNFEFRPETLRNYNPIPLVLHCLMEIPGLGLHNSKLYTILSELYSNALEHGVLQMSSSLKHSSQGFTEYYAERESRLRRLAQGYIRFALNHVPTEQGGFVQIRVEDSGPGFDYQQLQNMKGDQLFHGRGISLLRSFCQQVTYLGKGNCVEVVFSWTND, encoded by the coding sequence ATGGGCCTAACCATATTAATTGCAGATGACACAGAAACAGATCGGCTTATTTTAAGGACAATTGTTAATAAGCTGGGACATCGAGTCATCATTGCAACCGATGGTGCAGAAGCCATTGATTTATATCAGCAAGAGTGCCCTGAGCTGGTATTGCTTGATGTAATGATGCCTAATGTGGATGGGCTTGAAGCCGCACGACAAATTAAAGCATTGGCGGGGGAGGAACTGGTACCGATCATTTTTTTAACCTCACTAACCGATGCGGAGTCATTGGCTCGTTGTTTAGATGTGGGTGGGGATGACTTTTTATCTAAGCCTTATAATGCCACTATCCTGCGCGCTAAAATTAATGCATTTAATCGCATGCGGGTAATGCATAATACCCTTCAAGAACAGCGGGATAAAATTGTTGAGCACAATCAATATTTATTACATGAACAAACAGTAGCCAAGGAAATTTTTGACAAAGTTGCTCATTCAGGTTGTTTAAATGCACCTAATTTACGTGCTGTGCAATCGCCTTTTGCAATTTTTAACGGTGATATTGTTGTTGCTGCTCGCAAGCCATCTGGTGGAATGATGGTATTGTTAGGCGATTTTGCTGGGCATGGGTTACCCGCGGCCATTGGTGCAATGCCATTAGCAGAAATATTTTATGGCATGATTAATAAAGGTTTTTCCATGCCAGAGGTGTTGGCTGAAATTAATAATAAACTGAAAAAAGTACTACCAGTTTCCAGTTTTTGTTGTGCTGTTATGGTGGATTTAGATTTTACCAGCAAGCTGGTTAAATTATGGATTGGTGGTCTGCCCGATTGTTACTTATACCGCAACTGTACGGGAGAATTTGAAGCGTTGACTTCTCAGCACTTGCCGTTAGGTATTCTTGGTGCTCAAAAATTTAATGCAGAATATCAACTGATTGAAATGGCGAATGATGATCGCTTATTACTGATGAGTGATGGGGTGATTGAAGCACAAGATGAAGCTAAGCAATTTTTTGGGGTAGAACGGCTACAACAAGTGTTTAAGCAAAATAATCAGATTGACAGCCTATTTGAAGAGATTCGCAAATCAGTATTTAGTTTTATTGGTGAACCTACCGATGATTTGACCATGGTTGAAGTAATGATGGTGCCACCGGAAACCTTTGCAGATGAGGATGAAGTCTTTGAGGTATCTGCGGCAAGGGGGGCACAAAACTGGGCAGTCAATTTTGAATTTCGGCCAGAAACCCTCCGCAACTATAACCCGATTCCGTTAGTGCTACATTGTTTGATGGAAATTCCTGGTTTGGGGTTACATAACAGTAAGCTTTATACCATTTTATCTGAGCTTTACTCCAATGCGCTGGAGCATGGCGTATTACAAATGAGCTCGTCATTGAAACATTCCAGCCAAGGATTTACTGAGTATTATGCTGAGCGAGAGAGCCGATTACGGCGGTTGGCTCAGGGTTACATTCGGTTTGCATTAAATCATGTCCCTACTGAGCAAGGAGGCTTTGTTCAGATCAGGGTGGAAGACAGTGGGCCTGGTTTTGACTATCAACAATTACAAAATATGAAAGGTGATCAGCTATTTCATGGCAGAGGTATTAGCTTGTTGCGTTCATTTTGCCAACAAGTGACTTATCTTGGAAAGGGGAATTGTGTTGAAGTGGTATTTTCATGGACAAATGATTAA
- a CDS encoding Hpt domain-containing protein, which produces MIESHVDLDAILELKAVMEDEFAMLVETFMRDSSMRIEGMASAIAESDAYRLRELAHSMKGSCFNMGIMPLGNMCLTLEEKGKKGDIRGTETVLADIEQEYKLVEGFLKSTIN; this is translated from the coding sequence ATGATTGAATCACATGTAGACCTAGATGCCATTTTGGAATTGAAAGCCGTAATGGAAGATGAGTTTGCAATGTTAGTTGAAACTTTTATGCGTGACAGTAGTATGCGCATCGAAGGAATGGCCAGTGCTATTGCGGAAAGTGATGCATATCGGTTAAGAGAATTGGCACATAGCATGAAAGGCAGCTGTTTTAACATGGGTATCATGCCGTTAGGTAATATGTGTTTAACCCTTGAGGAAAAGGGTAAAAAGGGAGATATCCGTGGTACTGAAACAGTGTTGGCTGACATTGAACAAGAATACAAACTAGTGGAAGGTTTTTTAAAAAGCACAATTAATTGA
- a CDS encoding flagellar hook-length control protein FliK, with product MNTFLLNIGASELKPATSQQEKAPAVEPRPEIEPADKKPFQQTLDKQRQPVAATKTTTQTTDTDKQTKTKVEAHAPQASQEVEPEHQVAVEATEALEALIAPSMLDEALLLTTEQRNQQESDQAEMDISTLMESTQPSTKPLKTAVGDEQESDQYNDPNMLLAELNPFAALMKQEEAGALQFHWQNLAKAERGSSHQAMPHQLLGETLADVKTQLLDGGENSTGLMSLLNPSKLNNQLGLMSLQAGVEQRIDFPLLNAATHETAQSHLSQFPALQLTGSSINANSAQLAQPSVVASQLPLPMPHPNWGQQFSDRVVWLVQQGVKTAHIQLDPPDLGMVEVRVQVTQDQANVQFTSHHASVRESIEAQLVRLREMFAQQGIDLVNVDVSSQQFAESNRQSGFQADATEEMDEEQDTTTAEANVGEQGVGLVDYFV from the coding sequence GTGAATACCTTCTTGTTAAATATAGGGGCTTCTGAGCTGAAGCCTGCCACAAGCCAGCAAGAAAAAGCACCGGCTGTTGAGCCTCGTCCAGAGATTGAGCCTGCTGATAAAAAACCTTTTCAGCAAACACTTGATAAGCAGCGGCAACCAGTTGCCGCCACTAAAACCACTACCCAAACGACTGACACTGACAAGCAGACTAAAACTAAAGTAGAAGCCCACGCACCACAAGCATCACAAGAAGTAGAGCCAGAGCACCAGGTTGCTGTTGAAGCAACTGAAGCGTTAGAAGCGTTAATTGCGCCATCAATGCTAGATGAAGCGCTATTACTGACAACTGAGCAACGTAATCAACAGGAAAGTGATCAAGCTGAAATGGACATCAGTACGCTAATGGAAAGCACCCAGCCCAGCACTAAACCTCTTAAAACAGCAGTAGGTGATGAGCAGGAAAGTGATCAATACAATGATCCCAATATGCTACTGGCGGAGTTGAACCCATTCGCAGCGTTAATGAAGCAAGAAGAGGCCGGGGCGCTGCAGTTTCATTGGCAGAATTTGGCCAAAGCTGAGCGAGGCTCTTCTCATCAAGCCATGCCGCATCAGTTGTTAGGAGAAACCCTCGCTGATGTTAAAACCCAGTTACTAGACGGTGGAGAAAACAGTACAGGACTCATGTCTTTACTAAACCCAAGCAAACTCAATAATCAACTAGGATTAATGAGCTTACAGGCGGGTGTCGAGCAGCGTATAGACTTTCCACTTCTCAATGCGGCTACCCATGAAACAGCGCAAAGCCATTTATCACAATTTCCCGCTTTGCAGCTGACAGGCTCAAGTATCAATGCTAATTCGGCTCAGCTTGCTCAACCGTCAGTGGTTGCTTCGCAACTGCCTTTACCGATGCCTCACCCTAATTGGGGACAACAGTTTTCTGATCGAGTGGTTTGGCTAGTTCAGCAAGGGGTTAAAACGGCCCATATTCAATTAGATCCTCCTGACTTGGGAATGGTTGAGGTACGCGTACAGGTGACCCAAGACCAGGCAAATGTACAGTTTACCAGTCACCATGCCAGTGTTCGGGAAAGTATCGAAGCGCAATTGGTTCGGTTAAGGGAAATGTTTGCGCAACAAGGTATTGACTTGGTCAATGTGGATGTTTCTAGCCAGCAATTTGCAGAGTCGAATCGCCAATCAGGATTCCAGGCTGATGCAACTGAAGAGATGGACGAAGAGCAAGATACAACGACCGCTGAGGCTAATGTCGGTGAGCAAGGGGTTGGGTTGGTTGACTACTTTGTTTAA